One window of Metopolophium dirhodum isolate CAU chromosome 3, ASM1992520v1, whole genome shotgun sequence genomic DNA carries:
- the LOC132941315 gene encoding LOW QUALITY PROTEIN: putative uncharacterized protein DDB_G0282133 (The sequence of the model RefSeq protein was modified relative to this genomic sequence to represent the inferred CDS: deleted 1 base in 1 codon): MKIRTNLYLITAILLTSNFLALCEGVNDIDHEPFSDDLDHLDHLDDFHDINNYDDTNVIHRVELVQHNGDSMTKYATTTHTNQEINNELFPNTIPIIQQSNVPTTFTKVVKQTVIKKSDGNNFPKTDLSMKDIYSNNKLKESVIGTVENIGLPSIPSQQASDLQSNKKNIIHTTVTKTTTSESPSNELNESYNRIHHLNALPSNSIISTMSSANTNYNDRIAGSSSSQSNSMDENSKIKAISTTEDIIEGNGFDNSKRISRKPRKGGSFRRTKTTILKQHNINDNNDYGDLGTSSIGFNREDTSSNNIASSITTPLGYNTVTTTTVDRDNNVFNKGIPSGVQQIRFNKFNTLGNSISETGAVQNPGSFVQTKTTIIKNGRAADEIKLDDLNDNKIDYNIDDGMSTSNDIVNSNHIISSDNIGNEKKSGYGYSYGYGYGNGNGMDSGNYNNNGKYNGNMISSSHLMDGASSGDYSSYIISNGYSKGNGKGKKRKKNGKKKTYKGGRSKNISYGKSKGNGQIRVKNSRNTRSSKNRSGGNSEYYSSTNYVRGGQSKSFSSSASSSDESSMDKKKSCHCNKERKLNKRDSSESNGSSKGHHGPGSHDLGISMEIQPKQNNDDFIAGFLPPLPPSMGREPQPNLLFDMMQEHGPDQQLNYSQSDITTVLNRQGEMGSQLINDHQLPNTDISNQYLTYQIPNTGSLYKSDSQQEQYFGSPRLGPGPGQGTGPRPGHGPRPGHGPRPGHGPGPHSGHGSGPHPGHGPGPHPGHGPGPQANPFDSRPFIGGEYQKYFEQNLQPPPLPQFPYPYSFDQDYTSDYSKTGSTTPAFTDIQSGQGDQININTDLPQMQQDIESTGFNRMDALNSGSMTTRTLSNMIRNTDGGPIIRYFKTIKTTENIDGNGPPDMQIVQTQSVPPEVDSYGIPNVSELIQTAMELVLQILPGYIFESGRKA, encoded by the exons ATGAAGATTAGAACTAACCTGTATTTAATTACGGCAATACTG ctaaCATCAAACTTTTTGGCACTATGTGAAGGTGTCAATGACATTGATCATGAACCATTCTCTGATGACTTAGATCATTTAGATCACTTGGACGACTttcatgatattaataattatgatgataCCAATGTTATTCATAGAGTTGAATTAGTTCAACATAATGGAGATTCGATGACTAAATATGCAACAACAACTCATACAAATCAAGAGATAAATAACGAGTTATTTCCTAATACGATTCCTATCATCCAACAATCTAATGTACCAACTACTTTTACAAAGGTGGTAAAACAAAcggttataaaaaaatctgaTGGAAATAATTTCCCAAAAACCGATTTATCAATGAAAGATATATACAGTAACAATAAATTGAAAGAAAGTGTAATCGGTACTGTGGAAAACATTGGTTTACCATCAATACCTTCACAACAAGCTTCTGATCtacaaagtaataaaaaaaatataatacacactaCAGTGACAAAAACAACTACAAGTGAAAGTCCGTCAAATGAATTGAATGAATCTTATAATAGAATACATCATTTAAACGCACTACCCTCAAATAGTATCATATCTACAATGAGTTCTGCAAACACAAATTACAATGATAGAATTGCAGGTTCAAGTTCCTCACAATCCAATTCAATGgatgaaaatagtaaaataaaagcAATTTCAACAACAGAAGATATAATCGAAGGAAATGGTTTTGATAATTCTAAAAGAATATCTCGAAAACCTCGAAAAGGAGGTTCATTCAGGCGCACGAAAActacaatattaaaacaacataatataaatgacaACAATGATTATGGTGATTTAGGTACATCTAGTATAGGATTTAATAGAGAAGACACATCTTCAAATAATATTGCATCATCAATAACAACCCCTTTAGGATATAATACAGTAACTACTACAACTGTTGATAGGgacaataatgtatttaataaaggGATCCCATCCGGGGTACAACAAATacgttttaacaaatttaatacactCGGAAATTCAATATCTGAAACTGGAGCTGTTCAGAATCCAGGCTCGTTTGTACAAAccaaaacaacaataataaaaaatggaaGAGCAGCTGATGAAATTAAACTTGATGACttaaatgataacaaaataGATTACAATATTGACGACGGAATGTCTACCTCAAATGATATCGTAAATTCAAATCATATCATATCTTCAGATAATATTGGAAATGAAAAAAAG AGTGGTTATGGTTATAGTTATGGCTATGGTTATGGTAATGGTAATGGTATGGATAgtggtaactataataataatggtaagtATAATGGTAATATGATTTCTTCCAGCCATTTAATGGATGGAGCTTCATCTGGGGATTATTcttcatatattatatctaatggGTATAGTAAAGGAAATGGTAAGgggaaaaaaagaaagaaaaatggTAAAAAGAAAACATATAAAGGAGGCAgatcaaaaaatatatcatatggAAAAAGTAAAGGAAATGGGCAAATAAGAGTTAAAAATAGTCGTAATACAAGATCATCAAAAAATAGAAGTGGAGGAAATTCTGaatattattcatcaactaattatgtaaGAGGAGGCCAAAGTAAGTCTTTTTCATCTTCAGCTAGTTCTTCAGATGAGTCATCTATGGATAAAAAGAAGTCGTGTCATTGTAATAAGGAACGAAAGTTAAATAAAAGAGATAGTAGTGAAAGTAATGGAAGTTCAAAAGGACATCATGGACCAGGGAGTCACGATTTAGGTATTTCTATGGAGATTCAACCAAAGCAAAATAACGACGACTTCATTGCCGGATTTCTACCACCACTACCTCCATCGATGGGACGTGAACCTCaaccaaatttattatttgacatGATGCAAGAGCATGGACCAGACCAACAATTAAATTACAGTCAATCAGATATAACAACAGTTTTGAATAGACAAGGAGAGATGGGAAGTCAACTGATTAACGATCATCAATTACCCAATACTGATAtatcaaatcaatatttaaCATACCAAATACCAAATACTGGTTCATTATATAAGTCAGATTCTCAACAAGAACAATATTTCGGATCACCTAGACTTGGTCCAGGCCCAGGTCAAGGTACAGGTCCACGCCCAGGTCATGGTCCACGCCCAGGTCATGGTCCACGCCCAGGTCATGGCCCAGGCCCACATTCAGGTCATGGCTCGGGTCCACACCCAGGTCATGGTCCAGGTCCACACCCAGGTCATGGCCCAGGTCCACAAGCAAATCCATTTGATTCTAGACCATTTATTGGGGGTGAATATCAGAAATACTTTGAACAAAATCTACAACCACCACCACTACCACAATTCCCATATCCATATTCATTTGATCAAGATTATACTTCTGATTATTCAAAGACGGGCTCAACTACTCCTGCATTTACGGATATTCAGTCCGGACAAGGGGACCAGATAAACATTAACACTGACTTACCTCAGATGCAACAAGACATTGAAAGCACTGGGTTTAATCGAATGGATGCACTGAATTCAGGATCCATGACAACGCGTACTCTAAGTAATATGATAAGAAACACAGACGGTGGTCCAATTATACGGTATTTCAAAACAATCAAAACAACAGAAAATATAGATGGTAATGGTCCTCCAGATATGCAAATTGTTCAAACTCAATCAGTCCCACCTGAAGTTGATAGTTATg gtaTACCAAATGTATCGGAGCTTATTCAAACAGCAATGGAATTGGTTCTACAGATTTTACCGGGCTATATTTTTGAATCTGGCAGAAAGGCATAA
- the LOC132940270 gene encoding glutathione peroxidase-like, with product MKVPEYILLIFAAMIWAEPIAARVSQGFPYETLDWPTPADISESLPTGFDKSSRSGCDKSSEEDNCDEDSCGNIYKYTAKKPNGQNVCLKQYVGKVLIIVNYASACGFTYDNVCTLSEFAQKYRKCGLEILVFPSNDFLQNIGGNIAAEELANNHPEFEVFSEICVNGRTQHPMYRFLKNKLPGAFNAKTIKWNFTKFVVDRNGCPVQRYAATDSFKDIEELVQELLKDQCC from the exons atgaaggttCCAgaatatattcttctaatttttGCCGCTATGATTTGG GCGGAGCCAATTGCTGCGAGGGTTTCCCAAGGATTTCCCTACGAAACTCTCGACTGGCCGACGCCGGCCGACATTTCTGAATCGTTACCCACAGGCTTCGACAAATCGTCACGCTCCGGATGCGACAAATCGTCGGAGGAGGATAACTGCGACGAGGACTCGTGCGGCAACATTTACAAATACACAGCGAAAAAACCCAACGGACAGAACGTTTGTTTGAAACAATACGT TGGAAAAGTGTTGATCATTGTGAATTACGCGTCAGCATGCGGTTTCACATACGACAACGTTTGCACTCTGTCGGAATTTGCCCAAAAGTACAGGAAATGTGGCTTAGAAATACTGGTATTCCCCAGCAACGACTTCTTACAg AACATCGGTGGGAATATCGCAGCCGAAGAGCTCGCAAATAACCATCCTGAATTTGAAGTATTTTCGGAAATTTGTGTAAATGGCAGAACACAACATCCGATGTACAGATTTCTCAAGAATAAGTTACCGGGTGCTTTCAACGCAAA AACTATTAAATGGAATTTTACCAAATTTGTAGTAGACAGGAACGGATGTCCCGTTCAACGGTATGCGGCGACAGACAGTTTTAag GACATAGAAGAATTAGTACAAGAACTGTTAAAGGACCAATGTTGCTAA
- the LOC132940271 gene encoding uncharacterized protein LOC132940271 isoform X2 codes for MGLLFRRLLPSTVVVSSSLIFQSKNLSSTTNKMAEDWKNAKSVYDFTVKDIKGEDVSLEKYKGCVLIIVNVASKCGYTSKHYKELIELDEKYRDRGLKILGFPCNQFGGQEPGDADSICSFTAKQNVKFDIFEKVDVNGNDAHPLWKYLKSKQGGLLIDSIKWNFTKFIVDKNGQPVERHAANVSPLGLEKNLEKYL; via the exons ATGGGCCTGTTGTTCCGCCGCTTGTTGCCGTCCACTGTTGTCGTTTCGTCGTCGTTGATC TTTCAGAGCAAAAATCTTAGTAGCACAACGAACAAAATGGCTGAAGATTGGAAGAATGCCAAATCTGTGTATGATTTCACAGTAAAAGATATCAAGGGAGAAGATGTTTCGTTGGAAAAATACAA AGGTTGTGTGTTGATCATTGTAAACGTAGCATCCAAATGTGGTTATACATCTAAGCATTACAAAGAGTTAATCGAGCTAGATGAGAAGTATCGTGACAGAGGGTTAAAAATTCTCGGTTTTCCGTGTAATCAATTTGGAGGCCAG gaaccTGGTGATGCTGATAGTATTTGTAGCTTTACtgcaaaacaaaatgttaaatttgacATATTTGAAAAAGTTGATGTCAATGGCAATGACGCACATCCATTATGGAAATATTTGAAATCAAAACAAGGCGGTTTATTGATTGA TTCTATTAAATGGAATTTTACCAAATTCATTGTTGACAAGAATGGACAACCCGTTGAGAGGCATGCTGCTAATGTTAGCCCTTTg ggTTTGGAGAagaatttggaaaaatatttgtaa
- the LOC132940271 gene encoding uncharacterized protein LOC132940271 isoform X3 — MAEDWKNAKSVYDFTVKDIKGEDVSLEKYKGCVLIIVNVASKCGYTSKHYKELIELDEKYRDRGLKILGFPCNQFGGQEPGDADSICSFTAKQNVKFDIFEKVDVNGNDAHPLWKYLKSKQGGLLIDSIKWNFTKFIVDKNGQPVERHAANVSPLGLEKNLEKYL; from the exons ATGGCTGAAGATTGGAAGAATGCCAAATCTGTGTATGATTTCACAGTAAAAGATATCAAGGGAGAAGATGTTTCGTTGGAAAAATACAA AGGTTGTGTGTTGATCATTGTAAACGTAGCATCCAAATGTGGTTATACATCTAAGCATTACAAAGAGTTAATCGAGCTAGATGAGAAGTATCGTGACAGAGGGTTAAAAATTCTCGGTTTTCCGTGTAATCAATTTGGAGGCCAG gaaccTGGTGATGCTGATAGTATTTGTAGCTTTACtgcaaaacaaaatgttaaatttgacATATTTGAAAAAGTTGATGTCAATGGCAATGACGCACATCCATTATGGAAATATTTGAAATCAAAACAAGGCGGTTTATTGATTGA TTCTATTAAATGGAATTTTACCAAATTCATTGTTGACAAGAATGGACAACCCGTTGAGAGGCATGCTGCTAATGTTAGCCCTTTg ggTTTGGAGAagaatttggaaaaatatttgtaa
- the LOC132940271 gene encoding uncharacterized protein LOC132940271 isoform X1, which translates to MVIISTSSILFVLVLVVALVFSFYLSFQSKNLSSTTNKMAEDWKNAKSVYDFTVKDIKGEDVSLEKYKGCVLIIVNVASKCGYTSKHYKELIELDEKYRDRGLKILGFPCNQFGGQEPGDADSICSFTAKQNVKFDIFEKVDVNGNDAHPLWKYLKSKQGGLLIDSIKWNFTKFIVDKNGQPVERHAANVSPLGLEKNLEKYL; encoded by the exons atggtaaTCATTTCAACTAGTAGCATTTTGTTTGTATTGGTACTGGTAGTTGCTTTGGTGTTTAGCTTTTATTTGTCT TTTCAGAGCAAAAATCTTAGTAGCACAACGAACAAAATGGCTGAAGATTGGAAGAATGCCAAATCTGTGTATGATTTCACAGTAAAAGATATCAAGGGAGAAGATGTTTCGTTGGAAAAATACAA AGGTTGTGTGTTGATCATTGTAAACGTAGCATCCAAATGTGGTTATACATCTAAGCATTACAAAGAGTTAATCGAGCTAGATGAGAAGTATCGTGACAGAGGGTTAAAAATTCTCGGTTTTCCGTGTAATCAATTTGGAGGCCAG gaaccTGGTGATGCTGATAGTATTTGTAGCTTTACtgcaaaacaaaatgttaaatttgacATATTTGAAAAAGTTGATGTCAATGGCAATGACGCACATCCATTATGGAAATATTTGAAATCAAAACAAGGCGGTTTATTGATTGA TTCTATTAAATGGAATTTTACCAAATTCATTGTTGACAAGAATGGACAACCCGTTGAGAGGCATGCTGCTAATGTTAGCCCTTTg ggTTTGGAGAagaatttggaaaaatatttgtaa